One genomic segment of Synechocystis sp. LKSZ1 includes these proteins:
- the queA gene encoding tRNA preQ1(34) S-adenosylmethionine ribosyltransferase-isomerase QueA, with translation MTLDQQLASYNYELPPQFIAQAPVTPRDSSRLLVVTSPQEHQHSIFRELPQWLQPGDLLVLNNTQVLPARLYGRKASGAQVEILLLEEQVPDQWLALVKPGKHFQVGTEFYFPPLADCASWPELRARVLDLDLNTGGRVLQFALSPGQRLTDCLTAYGEIPFPPYVTERQANPDQYQTIYAEQPGAVAAPTAGLHFTESLLATLQAKGIQQATVTLHVGVGTFRPVETDNILEHTMHQEWIDVPLETVEAIRATKARGGRVIAVGTTVVRSLEGAAQTNPSAADRYLDPYTGKTELFIYPGYQWRVVDGLITNFHLPKSSLLMLVSALIGRERLLALYQTAIQAHYRFYSLGDAMLILPAARPTGGL, from the coding sequence ATGACTCTCGACCAACAGCTCGCCAGTTACAATTACGAATTACCGCCTCAATTCATTGCCCAGGCTCCGGTTACGCCAAGGGATAGTTCTCGCTTGCTGGTAGTCACTTCTCCCCAAGAACATCAGCATAGTATTTTTCGGGAATTACCCCAGTGGCTCCAGCCGGGAGATCTATTGGTTCTCAATAACACCCAAGTACTTCCGGCTCGACTCTACGGCCGGAAAGCCAGCGGTGCTCAGGTGGAAATCCTTCTGCTAGAAGAGCAAGTCCCTGACCAATGGTTGGCCTTAGTCAAACCGGGTAAACATTTCCAAGTCGGCACCGAATTTTACTTTCCTCCCTTGGCAGATTGTGCTTCTTGGCCAGAGCTTCGGGCCCGAGTTCTTGACCTCGATCTAAACACCGGGGGACGGGTTTTGCAATTTGCTCTCTCTCCTGGCCAACGCCTGACGGATTGCCTCACGGCCTACGGCGAAATTCCCTTTCCTCCCTACGTGACTGAGCGTCAGGCCAACCCAGACCAATACCAAACGATTTACGCTGAACAACCGGGGGCTGTTGCCGCCCCTACCGCCGGCTTGCACTTTACGGAGTCCCTGCTAGCGACGCTCCAGGCTAAGGGCATTCAGCAGGCCACCGTGACCCTCCATGTTGGCGTGGGCACTTTCCGGCCCGTGGAAACAGACAATATCCTAGAGCACACGATGCACCAGGAATGGATCGATGTTCCCCTCGAGACCGTAGAAGCGATTCGGGCCACTAAGGCCAGGGGGGGCAGAGTCATTGCTGTGGGAACAACAGTGGTGCGGAGCCTAGAGGGAGCCGCCCAGACCAATCCAAGTGCCGCTGACCGTTACTTAGACCCCTATACCGGGAAAACAGAGCTATTTATTTATCCGGGTTATCAATGGCGGGTGGTCGATGGCCTAATTACTAATTTTCATTTACCCAAATCGAGTTTATTGATGCTTGTGAGTGCTTTGATTGGCCGCGAGCGCCTCTTGGCCCTTTATCAAACTGCGATTCAGGCCCACTATCGCTTTTATTCCTTGGGCGATGCCATGTTAATTCTGCCAGCAGCTCGCCCAACCGGGGGCCTCTAA
- the rlmN gene encoding 23S rRNA (adenine(2503)-C(2))-methyltransferase RlmN → MVTSPLLTKSLAELTDWVEAQGQPRYRGKQLHQWLYEKGIRSLAEVSVFPKAWRESLQDYPIGRSSIDVCTTAPDLTRKYLLRLQDGLIIETVGIPSAKRLTVCVSSQVGCAMDCTFCATGKGGFFRNLSAHEIVDQVLTVQNEFQTRVSNVVFMGMGEPLLNLPNVVKAIHCLNQDVGIGQRGLTISTVGLPQKIQQLAQHHLQITFAVSLHASNQALREQLIPSAKHYPFEQLLADCRDYVAITGRRVTFEYILLAGVNDHPQQAQELAQALRGFQSHVNLIPYNPISEVDYQRPSEARIQSFSEALTLQRVAVSVRYSRGLQADAACGQLRATRAPQDPVLA, encoded by the coding sequence ATGGTGACCTCCCCTTTGCTGACCAAATCCCTTGCTGAATTAACGGACTGGGTCGAGGCCCAGGGACAACCCCGCTATCGCGGCAAGCAATTACACCAATGGCTCTACGAAAAAGGGATTCGTTCCCTAGCAGAGGTGTCGGTGTTTCCCAAGGCCTGGCGAGAAAGCCTCCAGGATTATCCCATTGGCCGCTCTAGTATTGATGTTTGCACAACGGCCCCAGACCTGACCCGCAAGTATCTGTTACGACTCCAGGACGGGCTGATCATCGAAACTGTGGGCATTCCCAGCGCCAAGCGCCTAACAGTGTGTGTTTCTTCCCAGGTGGGCTGTGCCATGGATTGTACCTTCTGTGCCACGGGCAAGGGAGGATTTTTCCGCAATCTGTCGGCCCACGAAATTGTCGATCAAGTTTTGACGGTACAAAATGAATTCCAGACTCGGGTGAGTAACGTCGTCTTTATGGGCATGGGGGAACCCTTACTCAACCTGCCCAATGTGGTTAAGGCCATCCATTGCTTGAATCAGGATGTGGGCATTGGCCAGCGCGGCTTAACCATTTCCACGGTGGGATTACCGCAGAAGATTCAACAACTGGCCCAGCATCATTTGCAGATCACCTTTGCGGTTAGTCTTCATGCCTCTAACCAGGCCCTGCGGGAGCAACTAATTCCCAGTGCGAAGCATTATCCCTTTGAACAATTGCTGGCGGATTGTCGCGATTACGTGGCCATAACCGGTCGTCGCGTGACCTTTGAATATATTTTGTTGGCCGGTGTCAATGACCACCCCCAGCAAGCCCAAGAACTAGCCCAGGCCCTGCGGGGTTTCCAAAGTCACGTTAATTTGATTCCCTATAATCCTATCTCTGAAGTGGACTATCAGCGTCCCAGTGAGGCCCGCATTCAGTCCTTTAGTGAGGCCCTAACCCTGCAACGAGTCGCCGTTTCTGTGCGCTATTCCCGAGGATTACAGGCCGATGCTGCCTGTGGCCAATTACGAGCTACCCGGGCCCCACAAGACCCCGTTTTGGCCTAG
- a CDS encoding PD-(D/E)XK nuclease family protein, which translates to MTPKRLRLSQGHLQLLATCPPQFQRRYLEQWDNLPSPAQQARLDWGKQFHRLLQQWQLGLPLDPLLQDNPEMAQTLSALLEACPRLSQPPPEQQRAAEHSRTLAEADVLLTVVYDLLILEPQRAEILDWKTYPLPEKKPQQIIQNWQTKLYLYVLAETTPYPPEEISMTYWFVKLPQRPQSLTIEYSQAQHQQARRELTQLLAQLQHWLGQWHSQKIDFPHSAQCHDCPYRSQFVTPEAKVLQSFLALTTTGNGDGAGDKS; encoded by the coding sequence ATGACCCCAAAACGTCTGCGTCTTTCCCAGGGCCACCTGCAACTCTTGGCAACCTGCCCCCCCCAATTTCAGCGCCGTTACCTGGAGCAGTGGGATAATCTTCCCTCTCCGGCCCAGCAAGCCCGATTAGACTGGGGAAAACAATTCCACCGCTTGCTTCAGCAGTGGCAACTGGGTTTACCGTTAGATCCTCTTCTCCAAGATAATCCGGAGATGGCCCAGACCTTAAGTGCGCTTCTGGAGGCTTGCCCGAGACTGAGTCAACCCCCTCCAGAGCAACAGAGAGCCGCGGAACACTCCCGCACGTTAGCCGAGGCGGATGTGCTGTTGACCGTTGTCTACGATCTACTAATCCTAGAACCCCAGCGGGCGGAAATTTTAGACTGGAAAACCTATCCGTTGCCCGAAAAAAAGCCCCAGCAGATCATCCAAAACTGGCAAACCAAACTTTATCTTTACGTTTTGGCGGAGACAACACCCTACCCGCCAGAAGAGATCTCCATGACGTATTGGTTTGTCAAACTGCCCCAGCGTCCCCAATCCTTGACCATTGAATATAGCCAGGCCCAACACCAGCAGGCTCGGCGGGAACTCACCCAGCTTTTGGCCCAACTCCAGCATTGGCTAGGCCAGTGGCATAGTCAGAAAATTGATTTTCCCCACTCAGCCCAGTGTCACGACTGTCCCTACCGCTCTCAATTTGTAACTCCTGAGGCTAAGGTTCTCCAGTCTTTTTTGGCCCTGACAACGACAGGGAACGGCGACGGGGCAGGCGATAAAAGCTGA
- a CDS encoding GspE/PulE family protein yields MSFAADPSDLGLSPFGRELIQAGYLSLSQLQQATREARQSGRPLPIVVEGMIGESLPQELVRQYRQQHRFTLKVLYGVNFFDLDRDPIDLMVVTKLIDRYLPWSVCQQHQLMPLGLHQMQPSRLMVLMVNPEHTAALAQLETYLNPKAMTYQRLGITVEDYQALLAQYLEHHSPGHSPGLQNATVVDITEIMEDIPSPMPSPSKVAAEELNRPAPEKENPITALVNKILILGLREKATEIHLDPQETKLTVQIRQGGSLRPLVEPLPKDMIPAVIKRLKAMAGLDVEQTQFPQKARLKKSYSGRPVYFFIHTLPSFYGEKILVRVVESLPQLPDFSDLSADPYDQEHFKAIVTQTAGLVLITGPAHGGKSTTMEAFLGQYLKRNLRVGTVEDPIRRAFPGITQVEVDTQRPFTYGDALQSLAEQSMDVIGIDLVEDAEVAQAAFTATQQGRLVFACVNAKDSATAITQGQAWLSPHLLAESLVAIVHQKLLRQVCPTCRLVHHPEAQELQQLGLGPAQLQGSQFYRANSLSPDIIQQLHLKGRLCRQCSGVGYHGQVAIYEFIPLTPALRQAIAQTTSPEALRPLLQQAASTPLPQRALAQVLRGNTTLEELLRVFPNALTTLGTNQPAVTLPPDFEEKLKLIEDKLAQLTQAVSSLKQSLHPALPSASAQPSVPSTTADLDLMPELLALENLAQGAVEDEVDLSQATLIGQPPDWEDLAHIDPKAATIVAGEEATAEIDPNATVINPFKSIMDPWKE; encoded by the coding sequence ATGTCCTTTGCCGCTGATCCTTCAGACTTGGGCCTATCTCCCTTTGGCCGGGAGCTTATCCAAGCGGGCTATCTGTCTCTGTCTCAACTTCAGCAGGCTACTAGGGAAGCCCGGCAGTCGGGTCGTCCCCTTCCCATTGTTGTCGAAGGGATGATTGGAGAAAGTCTGCCCCAGGAGCTTGTGCGACAGTATCGGCAGCAACATCGCTTTACCCTGAAGGTTCTCTACGGGGTCAATTTTTTTGATCTAGACCGTGACCCTATTGACTTGATGGTGGTAACCAAACTGATTGACCGCTATCTGCCATGGTCGGTGTGTCAGCAACATCAACTGATGCCCCTCGGTCTTCATCAGATGCAACCGTCACGGCTTATGGTGTTAATGGTCAATCCTGAACATACCGCAGCCTTGGCTCAGCTTGAGACCTATCTAAATCCCAAGGCGATGACCTATCAACGCTTAGGGATTACGGTAGAAGATTATCAGGCCCTTTTGGCTCAATACCTCGAGCACCATTCCCCTGGCCACAGTCCTGGCCTCCAGAACGCCACCGTCGTTGATATTACCGAGATTATGGAAGATATCCCCTCCCCCATGCCTTCCCCATCGAAAGTTGCCGCCGAAGAATTAAATCGTCCGGCTCCAGAAAAGGAAAATCCCATTACAGCACTGGTGAATAAAATTCTGATTCTCGGCTTGCGGGAAAAGGCCACAGAAATTCACCTCGACCCCCAAGAAACCAAGTTAACGGTACAGATTCGTCAAGGGGGAAGTCTTCGGCCTTTAGTGGAACCCCTACCCAAGGATATGATTCCAGCGGTGATTAAACGGCTGAAGGCCATGGCCGGTCTGGACGTCGAGCAAACCCAGTTTCCCCAAAAAGCCCGCCTAAAAAAAAGCTACAGTGGCCGGCCCGTTTACTTTTTTATCCACACTCTGCCCAGTTTCTACGGTGAAAAAATTCTAGTGCGGGTGGTGGAGTCCCTCCCCCAACTTCCGGACTTCAGTGACCTGAGTGCCGACCCCTACGACCAGGAGCATTTTAAGGCGATAGTAACCCAAACCGCCGGCTTAGTGTTGATTACTGGCCCGGCCCATGGAGGAAAATCAACCACGATGGAAGCCTTCCTGGGGCAATATCTTAAGCGCAATCTCCGGGTCGGGACTGTTGAAGATCCGATTCGACGGGCCTTTCCGGGCATTACTCAAGTGGAAGTGGACACCCAGCGCCCCTTTACCTACGGCGATGCCCTGCAATCCCTAGCCGAGCAATCCATGGATGTCATTGGCATTGACTTGGTCGAGGATGCTGAGGTGGCCCAGGCCGCTTTTACAGCTACTCAACAGGGCCGCTTGGTGTTTGCCTGTGTGAATGCCAAGGATAGTGCCACAGCCATTACTCAAGGTCAGGCATGGCTCTCGCCACACTTGTTAGCTGAATCCTTGGTAGCCATTGTTCATCAGAAACTACTCCGGCAGGTTTGCCCGACCTGTCGCTTGGTACACCATCCTGAGGCTCAAGAGTTGCAACAACTCGGTCTGGGCCCGGCCCAACTGCAGGGCAGCCAATTTTATCGGGCCAATAGCTTAAGTCCCGATATCATTCAGCAACTTCACCTCAAAGGTCGTCTTTGTCGTCAATGTAGTGGGGTTGGTTATCACGGCCAAGTGGCCATCTATGAGTTTATTCCGCTAACCCCGGCCCTTCGTCAGGCAATTGCCCAAACCACCTCACCAGAGGCACTACGACCGCTCCTCCAACAGGCGGCCTCAACGCCCCTTCCCCAGCGGGCCCTGGCTCAGGTTTTGCGGGGTAATACCACCTTAGAAGAACTCTTGCGGGTTTTTCCCAATGCCCTCACAACCTTGGGGACAAATCAGCCGGCTGTTACCTTACCACCGGATTTTGAAGAAAAACTCAAGCTCATCGAAGATAAGCTAGCCCAACTCACCCAAGCTGTCAGCAGTCTTAAACAATCTCTCCATCCAGCCCTCCCCTCTGCCTCCGCCCAGCCGTCCGTTCCATCGACAACCGCCGATTTGGATCTGATGCCGGAACTGTTGGCCCTTGAAAACCTGGCCCAGGGAGCAGTGGAGGATGAAGTTGATTTATCCCAGGCTACCCTGATTGGTCAACCTCCGGATTGGGAAGACTTGGCTCATATCGACCCCAAGGCCGCGACCATTGTTGCTGGTGAGGAAGCCACGGCCGAGATTGACCCCAATGCAACCGTGATTAATCCCTTTAAATCGATTATGGATCCCTGGAAGGAATAG